A portion of the Calothrix sp. 336/3 genome contains these proteins:
- a CDS encoding ATP synthase subunit I, with amino-acid sequence MSLSDEPIDPTPTIRQDTQSGFADSEPVNSMQEFYQLYREFLLITLVLTGVIFISVWVFYSLNIALNYLLGAFTGVVYLRMLAKDVERLSQDNRQLSKTRFALLAVIILLSSQWNQLQVLPIFLGFLTYKATLIIYVVKGSLNLD; translated from the coding sequence GTGAGCTTGTCAGACGAACCAATTGACCCCACGCCGACAATACGACAAGATACTCAATCTGGTTTTGCGGACTCAGAACCAGTAAACTCTATGCAAGAGTTCTATCAACTCTATCGGGAGTTTTTGCTGATCACACTTGTCTTAACAGGGGTTATCTTTATCTCTGTGTGGGTATTTTACTCCCTGAACATTGCCCTCAATTATTTGCTTGGGGCGTTTACGGGTGTGGTTTACTTGAGGATGTTGGCAAAAGATGTTGAGCGGTTGAGCCAAGATAATCGACAGCTGAGTAAGACTCGGTTCGCATTATTAGCAGTAATTATTCTCCTGTCTTCACAGTGGAATCAGCTGCAAGTTCTGCCGATATTTTTGGGGTTTCTCACCTACAAAGCGACGCTCATCATTTATGTAGTCAAAGGGTCACTTAACCTTGACTAG
- the atpB gene encoding F0F1 ATP synthase subunit A: MLNFLNIPNSLTFAELEVGHHFYWHIGNLKVHGQVFLVSWFVIGLLVIASLAATRNVQKIPSGIQNLMEYALEFIRDLTKNQIGEKEYRPWVPFIGTLFLFIFVSNWSGALIPWKLIKLPEGELAAPTNDINTTVALALLTSLAYFYAGFAKKGLGYFRKYIEPTPILLPIAILEDFTKPLSLSFRLFGNILADELVVGVLVLLVPLFVPLPVMALGLFTSAIQALVFATLAAAYIHEALEGHGEEHEEH; encoded by the coding sequence ATGCTGAATTTTCTGAACATCCCCAACTCCCTTACCTTTGCCGAGTTAGAAGTGGGTCATCATTTCTACTGGCATATAGGCAATTTAAAAGTACATGGACAAGTATTTCTTGTATCCTGGTTTGTGATTGGTTTACTAGTAATTGCTTCCTTAGCTGCTACTAGAAACGTTCAGAAAATTCCCAGTGGCATCCAGAATTTAATGGAATATGCCCTGGAATTTATTCGGGACTTAACAAAAAATCAAATTGGGGAAAAAGAATACCGTCCTTGGGTACCATTTATTGGTACTTTATTCCTGTTTATTTTCGTATCCAACTGGTCAGGAGCCTTAATCCCCTGGAAGTTAATTAAACTTCCCGAAGGAGAATTAGCCGCTCCAACCAACGACATTAACACGACTGTCGCGTTGGCATTATTAACTTCTCTAGCGTACTTCTACGCTGGTTTTGCCAAGAAGGGTTTGGGATACTTTAGAAAGTATATTGAACCAACACCCATCTTATTACCAATTGCGATTCTAGAAGACTTCACAAAACCTCTTTCCCTGAGCTTCCGTTTATTTGGTAACATCCTAGCGGACGAATTAGTGGTAGGAGTATTGGTTTTGTTGGTTCCTCTGTTTGTACCCTTGCCAGTAATGGCATTAGGATTATTTACGAGTGCCATTCAAGCCTTAGTTTTTGCCACCCTCGCAGCAGCGTACATCCACGAAGCGCTCGAAGGACATGGCGAAGAACATGAGGAGCATTAG
- the atpE gene encoding ATP synthase F0 subunit C has product MDPLVSAASVLAAALAIGLAAIGPGIGQGNAAGEAVSGIARQPEAEGKIRGTLLLTLAFMESLTIYGLVIALVLLFANPFS; this is encoded by the coding sequence ATGGATCCATTAGTTTCTGCTGCTTCAGTATTAGCTGCCGCCTTAGCTATCGGTTTAGCTGCGATCGGACCTGGTATTGGACAAGGTAACGCTGCGGGTGAAGCAGTATCTGGTATTGCTCGTCAACCAGAAGCAGAAGGAAAAATTCGCGGTACTCTGCTGTTAACCTTGGCGTTCATGGAATCCTTGACCATCTACGGTCTAGTTATTGCTCTAGTATTGCTGTTTGCTAACCCATTTTCCTAG
- a CDS encoding F0F1 ATP synthase subunit B' has translation MFDFDATLPLMALQFLLLAALLNVIFYKPITKVLDDRSNYIRTSKVDAQERLAQAQRVTKDYEQQLADARKQSQAVIAAAQAEAQKITAQKIAEAQQEAQAQREQAAQEIERQKQAAYSSLEQQVDALSRQILEKLLGANLA, from the coding sequence ATGTTTGATTTTGATGCAACTTTGCCCTTGATGGCATTGCAGTTTTTGTTATTGGCAGCTCTGTTAAATGTGATTTTCTACAAGCCAATCACCAAAGTATTAGACGATCGCAGCAACTATATCCGCACAAGCAAAGTTGATGCCCAAGAGCGTCTAGCACAGGCTCAAAGAGTCACAAAAGATTACGAGCAGCAACTAGCAGATGCCCGCAAGCAATCTCAGGCAGTAATTGCCGCAGCTCAGGCAGAGGCACAGAAAATTACTGCTCAGAAAATTGCTGAGGCACAACAAGAAGCTCAAGCTCAACGCGAGCAAGCTGCTCAAGAAATAGAACGGCAGAAGCAAGCGGCTTATAGTTCCTTGGAACAACAAGTAGACGCTCTGAGTAGACAGATTTTGGAAAAACTCTTGGGAGCAAACCTCGCCTGA
- a CDS encoding F0F1 ATP synthase subunit B produces the protein MSIIGTVFLLAAEAVAEAEPEGGFGLNVDILETNIINLGLLIGILFYFGRKVLSNTLNDRRSNIETEILTAEKQAKEAAAALSEAQKNLTQAQAEAKSLLAAAQENAELAKAAILERAEADVEKLKQAAARDLDTETERAIAELKQRVVSQALQKAEAQLSSGITDNAQQTLIDRSIALLGG, from the coding sequence ATGAGTATTATAGGGACAGTCTTTTTACTTGCCGCAGAAGCTGTGGCAGAGGCAGAACCCGAAGGTGGTTTCGGTCTGAACGTAGACATCCTAGAAACCAACATTATTAACCTCGGTCTTCTGATTGGCATATTATTTTACTTTGGGCGTAAAGTTTTAAGCAACACCCTAAACGATCGCCGCTCAAATATTGAAACAGAAATTCTGACAGCCGAGAAGCAAGCTAAAGAAGCAGCAGCAGCCTTGTCAGAAGCACAGAAGAATTTGACCCAGGCACAGGCAGAAGCAAAAAGTTTGCTAGCGGCAGCACAGGAAAACGCCGAATTAGCAAAGGCAGCCATCCTGGAACGGGCAGAAGCAGATGTGGAGAAGTTGAAGCAGGCAGCTGCCAGAGATTTAGACACAGAAACTGAACGGGCGATCGCCGAACTTAAACAGCGAGTAGTCAGCCAAGCACTGCAAAAAGCTGAGGCGCAATTGAGTTCAGGCATCACCGACAACGCCCAGCAAACATTAATAGACCGCAGTATTGCGTTACTGGGAGGGTAG
- the atpH gene encoding ATP synthase F1 subunit delta — MQSKIALAEIAQPYAEALMSVAQSNNLTEEFGSDIRILLSLLGNSQELRSFFENPFVKLDSKKALVNQIMGEGGNTYLRNFLLLLVDRRRIQILEGICQQYLSLLRQLNQTVLAQVISAVPLSDEQQETVKQKVKAMTNAREVELDTRIDREIIGGVIIKVGSQVVDASIRGQLRRLSLRLSGS; from the coding sequence ATGCAAAGCAAAATAGCCCTAGCGGAAATTGCCCAACCCTACGCTGAAGCTCTGATGTCAGTGGCACAGTCAAACAACCTGACAGAGGAATTTGGCAGCGATATTCGCATTCTTTTAAGTCTATTGGGTAACAGTCAGGAACTACGTAGCTTTTTTGAAAATCCCTTTGTCAAGCTCGACAGCAAAAAAGCTCTGGTTAATCAGATTATGGGAGAGGGTGGCAACACCTATTTACGTAACTTCCTATTGCTGTTAGTCGATAGACGGCGGATCCAAATCCTAGAAGGCATTTGTCAGCAGTATTTAAGCTTGTTGCGTCAGTTGAATCAAACTGTCCTAGCACAAGTTATCTCAGCCGTTCCTTTAAGTGATGAACAGCAAGAGACTGTGAAACAAAAAGTCAAGGCAATGACCAACGCCCGTGAAGTAGAATTAGACACCAGAATAGACCGTGAAATTATCGGTGGTGTAATTATTAAAGTCGGCTCCCAGGTAGTTGATGCCAGCATCCGAGGTCAACTCCGTCGCTTGTCTTTGCGTTTAAGTGGTTCCTAA
- the atpA gene encoding F0F1 ATP synthase subunit alpha has product MSISIRPDEISSIIQQQIEQYDQGVKVANVGTVLQVGDGIARVYGLDQAMAGELLDFEDGTVGLAFNLEEDNVGVVLLGDGREIQEGSSVTATGKIAQIPVGDAMIGRVVDALGQPIDGKGEIKTSETRLIESPAPGIVSRRSVHEPMQTGITAIDSMIPVGRGQRELIIGDRQTGKTAIAIDTIINQKEEDVVCVYVAIGQKASTVANVVQTLQDKGAMDYTVVVAANASDPATLQFFAPYTGASIAEYFMYKGKATLIIYDDLSKQAVAYRQMSLLLRRPPGREAYPGDVFYVHSRLLERAAKLSDDLGGGSMTALPIIETQAGDVSAYIPTNVISITDGQIFLSSDLFNAGVRPAVNPGISVSRVGSAAQTKAMKKVAGKIKLELAQFDDLQAFAQFASDLDKTTQDQLARGVRLRELLKQPQNSPLSVYEQVAILYAGINGYLDDIPVNRVSAFTQGLREFLKTSAAEYTNNVKTQKALGDNEEAALKKALADFKKTFVA; this is encoded by the coding sequence ATGAGTATTTCCATCAGACCAGACGAAATCAGCAGCATTATTCAACAGCAAATCGAGCAGTACGATCAAGGCGTAAAAGTCGCTAACGTCGGTACTGTATTACAAGTAGGTGACGGTATTGCCCGTGTTTATGGTTTGGATCAAGCCATGGCAGGGGAATTATTAGATTTTGAAGATGGTACCGTTGGTCTGGCTTTCAACTTGGAAGAAGACAACGTGGGTGTGGTTTTATTGGGAGATGGTCGGGAAATTCAAGAGGGTAGTTCCGTTACCGCAACAGGTAAAATTGCCCAGATTCCCGTCGGTGATGCTATGATTGGGCGCGTAGTTGACGCTTTAGGTCAACCCATCGATGGTAAAGGTGAAATCAAAACCAGCGAAACCCGCTTGATTGAATCTCCCGCACCTGGTATTGTGTCACGTCGTTCTGTTCACGAACCGATGCAAACCGGTATCACTGCCATTGACTCCATGATTCCCGTAGGACGGGGACAACGGGAGTTGATTATCGGTGACAGACAAACCGGAAAAACCGCGATCGCCATCGACACAATTATTAACCAGAAGGAAGAAGACGTAGTTTGCGTTTACGTCGCCATCGGTCAAAAAGCTTCCACCGTAGCCAACGTTGTCCAAACCCTCCAAGACAAGGGAGCCATGGACTACACCGTAGTTGTAGCGGCTAACGCTTCTGACCCCGCAACCCTACAATTCTTCGCACCCTACACCGGTGCATCTATTGCTGAGTACTTCATGTACAAAGGCAAAGCAACTCTGATTATCTACGATGACTTGTCTAAGCAAGCCGTAGCTTACCGTCAGATGTCCTTGCTGTTACGTCGTCCACCCGGTCGGGAAGCTTACCCCGGTGACGTATTCTACGTTCACTCCCGTTTATTGGAAAGAGCCGCCAAACTCAGCGATGATTTGGGTGGCGGTAGCATGACCGCGTTACCCATCATTGAAACCCAAGCTGGTGACGTATCTGCTTATATTCCCACCAACGTTATTTCCATCACAGATGGTCAGATTTTCCTTTCTTCTGACCTGTTCAACGCTGGTGTGCGTCCGGCAGTAAACCCCGGTATCTCCGTATCCCGTGTAGGTTCTGCGGCACAAACCAAAGCCATGAAGAAAGTTGCTGGTAAGATTAAACTGGAACTCGCCCAGTTTGACGACCTACAAGCTTTTGCCCAATTTGCTTCTGACCTAGATAAAACCACCCAAGACCAACTGGCACGGGGTGTACGTCTGCGGGAACTCTTAAAACAGCCCCAAAATTCACCCCTATCTGTATACGAGCAAGTGGCTATTTTGTATGCAGGTATTAACGGTTACTTAGATGATATCCCTGTTAACAGAGTCAGTGCCTTTACCCAAGGGTTACGTGAGTTCTTGAAGACCAGTGCTGCGGAATACACTAACAATGTGAAGACACAAAAAGCACTTGGGGATAATGAAGAAGCGGCACTGAAAAAAGCCCTCGCTGACTTCAAAAAGACCTTTGTGGCGTAA
- a CDS encoding F0F1 ATP synthase subunit gamma has product MANLKVIRDRIQSVKNTKKITEAMRLVAAARVRRAQEQVISTRPFADRLAQVLYGLQTRLRFEDADLPLLKKRAVKSVGLLVISGDRGLCGGYNNNIIKRAEARAKELKAEGVDYKFVLVGRKATQYFQRRDQPIDATYSGLEQIPTAAEATNIANELLSLFLSESVDRIELVYTKFVSLVSSRPVIQTLLPLDSQGLEAADDEIFRLTTRGGDFQVERQKIVTEVRPLPRDMIFEQDPVQILDSLLPLYLTNQLLRALQESAASELAARMTAMSNASDNATQLISTLTLSYNKARQAAITQELLEVVGGAEALT; this is encoded by the coding sequence ATGGCTAACCTCAAAGTAATACGCGATCGCATTCAGTCGGTCAAAAATACCAAAAAAATTACAGAAGCGATGCGACTCGTGGCAGCAGCACGGGTAAGACGGGCACAAGAACAGGTAATATCTACCCGTCCCTTTGCTGATCGTTTGGCGCAAGTGCTGTATGGTTTACAAACCCGTTTGCGTTTTGAAGATGCAGATTTACCCCTGTTGAAAAAACGCGCAGTCAAATCCGTTGGCTTGTTAGTGATTTCTGGCGATCGCGGTTTATGCGGTGGCTACAATAACAACATTATCAAGCGTGCGGAAGCGCGGGCAAAAGAACTCAAAGCCGAAGGTGTAGACTATAAATTTGTCCTTGTTGGACGGAAGGCAACTCAATACTTCCAACGTCGGGATCAACCGATAGATGCAACCTATTCTGGCTTAGAGCAAATCCCCACAGCTGCTGAGGCAACTAATATTGCCAACGAACTGCTTTCTTTGTTCCTCTCAGAGAGCGTAGACAGAATTGAGCTAGTCTACACCAAATTCGTATCCTTAGTTAGTTCTCGTCCTGTAATTCAAACTCTCCTACCCCTTGATTCCCAAGGTTTAGAAGCAGCAGACGATGAAATTTTCCGTCTGACGACTCGCGGTGGAGACTTCCAAGTAGAACGGCAAAAAATCGTTACAGAAGTTCGTCCCCTACCCCGCGATATGATTTTTGAACAGGATCCTGTACAAATTTTGGATTCTTTATTGCCTCTGTATCTCACCAACCAATTATTACGTGCTCTCCAGGAATCTGCTGCTAGTGAATTAGCTGCACGGATGACAGCGATGAGTAATGCCAGTGATAATGCGACTCAATTAATTAGTACTCTCACCCTTTCATACAACAAAGCTCGTCAAGCAGCGATTACTCAAGAACTGCTTGAGGTTGTCGGTGGTGCAGAAGCACTTACTTAA